CGACTGGAAgtccatcgacgcagtcacactgtggCTGGCacgatggagaaaccatggaaatgtgaggaatgtgggaagggattcaattatccatccttgctggaacttcaccgacgcagtcacacgGGAGAAAAAccctggaaatgtgaggactgtgggaaaggattcaattatccatccctgCTGGAAATTCACCAACGCAGTCACACGGGAGAGAAACCCTGGAAATGTgaggaatgtgggaaaggattcaatcatGCCTCCTTGTTGGAAAACCATCGACGCAGTCTTACTGGGGAGACAATATGGAAATGTGAGAAATGTGGGAAAGGTTTCAATTATCCATCCCTGCTGGAATATCATCACTGCAGCCACACTGGGGGAGGgaccatggagaaactgtggaaatgtgaggactgtggcaaAGGATTTAATTTCACATGTCtgctggaaatccatcgacgcagtcacactcgggagaagccattcacctgttctgagtgtgggaagggatttaataagTCAAcccccctgctgagacaccagcgaaatCACACTGAGGAGAAGTCCTTcagctgcactgactgtggaaagagtttcaggcaGTTAACCAACCTCActgcacaccagcgggttcacaccggggagagaccattcagctgcctcgtgtgtgggaagagatttactgaGTCCTCCACCCTGCtgatacaccaacgcactcacactggggagaagccattcagctgcactTACTGTGGAAAGAGGTTTAGTCAGTCTTCCGACCTCactagacaccagcgaattcacactggagagacaccattcatctgctccgtgtgtgggaagagattcgctcATTCATCTGGCCTCTggtcacaccggcgagttcacaccaaggagaaaccattcagctgcacctcctgtggaaagagaTTCAGGCAGCCTTCTGTCCTCACTGCacatcaacgcattcacactggggagagaccgttcatctgctctgtctgtgggaaaggattcactcattcatccggCCTTTggtcacaccggcgagttcacactgaggagaagccattcagctgcactatctgtggaaagagcttcagacATTCTTCCGTCCTCActgcacaccaacgcactcacactggggagagaccattcacctgctcccagtgtgggaagggattcactcaatgctctcacctgctgacacaccagcgagttcacacaggggagagaccattcacctgctcggtgagtgggaagggattcactcagtcacaacacctactgtcacatcagcaagttcacaagtgACAGCAGTTGTTGAATTCTGCTGTAACTGCTGCTGTTAATTACGTCAATAATTGGTCATCTGAGTCTATTTGGTTTGTTTCTGCTGATATTAAGAATAACTGActggagtttaatattctggaCAAGCCACTGATTTTGAGGATCACAGTCCCCCtttttaaaagcaccatctgtgaATTTTCCGCTTAATTCAAGAATccatgtcacgagtaggcttcaataaagttactgtgaaaagcccctagtcgccacattccggcgcctgttcggggaggctggtacgggaatcgaaccgtgctgctggcctgtcttggtctgctttaaaagccagcgatttggccaatgtgctaaaccagcccctgggaagTGATAGCACAGGCAGTACTGCTCATAATTCATTCACGAAAGGTGTAGTGTCAGAGGACTGGTGGATCACTAATGTAATTCCTGTATTTAAGAAGGGGACAGACCATGCCCAGGGATGGTACACCAGTCAGCTTCACATCAGCAAATAATACAATCCTGACTAAAATAGAGAATATAAGAACATctagaaaaaataaatataacaatGAACAGTCAGTGTGGATTTCAGAAGGGAAAATCTTGCCTGACCAATCTTCTTGAATGTTTTGATGTGATAACAGAGAGCATAGACAATGGTAATGCAGTCAATGTtatttatctggattttcaaaaggccatTGATAAGATTACCTACGGGAGAATAATGGACATGGTTTGAGAATGTGTTGGGACAAATGATAGACTGGATTGCCAGCTGGCTTCAAGACAGAAAGGAGAGAGTGGGAGTAAAGGGGAGTTATTCAGAGTGACAGAAGGTGGGAAgtgatgttccacaaggatcagtgctgggaccatggcTGTTCACAATTTCCATTCACCACTTGGACTTTGGAATCCAATACACAATCTCTAAACTGGGAAGATAGAATCGAGGAGAACTGCAACAAATTACATGAGGACATTTCAAAACTTGCTGAATAGACAAATAATTGACAACTGAAGTAGaacatggaaaaatgtgaggttgtgcattttggtaggaatagggAGGTCACTTACGTGGAAGTTGCGAGTGTTGACGTTGGAGAGAAACAGAGGTCTCAGAGCAATAAAGAAATTAAACCAAGCACGGAGCGTTAATGTCGGAGGGTTAGAAATAAAAAGAAGGAAGTTATGATAATCCTTTGGGACCTTGGTTACACCATACGTAGAGTacaggctgtggttctgtccagccTACATCTTAGGCAACCTTCCACCTTGTGAGATGACAGTTTGCATCTTAAGGTTTCAGCTCTGTTTTAACCATTGCCTGGGATAGTTCAGGAGCCTTTCTGTGGCAAGACAAAACCTGACACATTTGCTGCAGATGAAGACATTGGGCTGAGAAGGTGCTGGATTCTCTGGATCCTCTCCCCCGCAAACTGAACTTTCCATTTCTCTGGTCCCCACATTATAAAATGGAGATGGAgacactggagagggagcagagaagattcacaaggatgataccagaaatgtgtgAGCTTATAAATCAGGAAAGTATTGAGAGGCAGGCCCTCTTTACTCCTGGTAAATGAAGACTGAGGGGGTGACCAAATggaggtgtataaaatgatgaaaggttttgatagcgaGGATTcacagagaatgtttcctcttgtggggaagagcaaaaCCAGAGACCACGATATACGATAGTCATCAAGAAACCCAATAGGAAATTCAGAAAACactttcacccagagaatggtgagaatgagctcaaactggaggcctgtgaccagtggtgtgcctcagggatcagtgctgggtccattgttatttgttaCTAATAATGAtttgatgagaatgtaggaggcactgTTAGTAcatttgtagatgacaccaagattggtggcatagtgaacagtgaagaaggttatctaggattgcattgggatcttgatcaattgggataGTGGGTAGAtgaatggcggatggagtttaatttagatgaatgtgtggtgatgcattttggtagatcgaatcggggcaggacctactcagttaatggtagagaaTTGGGGAGAGTTATGAaacaaagagatctaagagtacaggctcatagctccttgaaagtggagtcatgggtggacaggatggtgaagaaggcattcagcattcttggtttcattggtcagaacattgaatacaggagttgggacgtcttgctgaagttgtacaagacattagtaaggccaccttGGAGCACTGTCTACAGTTctggtcctattatagaaaggatattattaaaattGAAAGAGcgcagaaaggatttactcagatgctaccaggacttgatggtttgagttaagaggagaggctggatagactggaactctTTTCCCTGGAGTGtcagaggcttaggggtgaacttatataggtctataaaataatgagggacattaaggtcaatatcttttcccaaagataggggagtttaaaactagagggcataggttgaaggtgagaggggagagatacaaaagggtccggaggggcaattctttcacagggagggtggtgagtgtctggaatgtgctgccagaggtagtagtagaggtggatacaattttgtcttttaaaaaacatttatagacagttatatgggtaatatGGGCATCGAGGTAAATGGACCAAATGCAGACAATTGGAACTCTCTTGGGGGTAAgaattgggcggcatggacaagttaggccgaaaggcctgtttccatgctgtaaacatctattacTCTATCAAAGGGAGTGGGTGAAGCGAATAGTATCCATGTATTTATAGGGAGGCTGGACAACGTGTATGTATGGGAGAAGCAAAATTGGGAGAAGGCTCAAATAGAACTCAAACACCAGTACAAactgggtgggccgaatggccagtcTCTGTACTGTATATCCTGTGTATCCCATTCAAGGTTGAAACTGATCATCCATCCTGGAAAGACACAAGGATAGCTGCAACAGGGAGAAACGTAGAAATTTTGTGACTGTAGGAAAGGATTCAGTTCTCCATACCAGCTGGGAACTCATTGACACCGCCACaccagggagagaccgttcacctgctcggtgtgCGTGGGAAGAAATTCACTGAATTGTCCAGCTTCCAGAAACACCAGCATATTTAAGTGTCCGCACTGTGTGAAAACTTTTAAAGCGATAAATATCTGATGAAATACCaactcacacaggagagaaaccattcattgcactgtgtaggaagggattcactcagtcacttaacctgctgacacaccagcgagttcccaACTGGCTGTATTGGGTGGCCACCAGCATCGCTGGTCATCGGCACATTGCTGATGTGGGAGCTCCCAGGCCTtctgcattgcaacagtgactcaCCTTCAACAGCATTTCATTTTCTAAAGGTTTTGGGACTTCCTGAGgttcaatatatatattttttcaatgtCACCTGATGTACTTCACAAAAATCACACTGTTTCAGATGTAAAATGTTCAGAGACAGGGAAAGGAGTGTGAGTGGACACAGCTTCCTCCAATATCGGAGGTTAGGCTTTGTCCTCTGTACTGACGCTGAACACTGGAACATTTGTTTTGTGTGGATTTCCTTTTTTTttagtcctgggggtggggggtgaggggggggggggttgctgattgGAGTTTACAGCCGATTCAGGGCAGTTAAAAGTCGACCACATAGCTTTAGGTCGGAAGTCGCATGTAGGGCAGAccagggtttttacgacaattcatgttaatttcatggtcaccattattgaggattttattaatggaatttaaattccaacaaTCCATATTGGGATTTAAGCCTATGTTCCAGAATATTTATCTGGgcctctggactactagtccagtgacataatcactacccctccatctctctgtatccTAACTCACAGTTAGTCCcattcactgatctacattggttcacgGTCCAACAATgcatcgatttttttttttttacaactctCAGATTTTTTTTCAAATCCCTGCCTGATGTCGTTCCTCCCTCtctatgtaaccacctccagcccgccATCCCACCCAGATCGTTCTGCTCCTCCAACTCTGGACCTCACAGATCCCCGATTTTCATCACTCTCAAGTTTGATAaggtgggtcttcatgaataacctcagcaggcacgggaattgaacccacgctgttggcgacGCTCCACAGCACGAACCAGCCAACTGAGTTGACTGACACCTAACCCTCAAATAATCCCGACTGTTTGTTCTGAAGGAATCCATTtcagtaacaaatgttgaaatgtttgctccacacccacagggtttcatctgtttaaagccacaaacagaaaagtccagttttctcctggggtttgagacaaatcagcatcaaaatgatgcagagtttcagccaattaGAGGGTCCgggatcagccccgcccctcattcactccgattagtTGGAGGACCAATCGCCATATTCGGTCCTCCAGACCCGCTATTGGTCCGGAGTTGCCGTCaattccccgggcattgtgagctgtcaGTGGGTGGGGCGGGTTCAGTGGATCAGAGTCCAGGATCTTTCCGGCCGCCTTTGGAACCCAACTCAGAAATAGCTCAACAATCTATTGGTTCAAGAAATCAACTTGCTGGAGTGGAGACATAGGTGAACATTGGTAAGTAAATGTGTTGCATTTCAAACAAGGAAACGTGGGAGTGAGAGCAGTTCTTGACGGGCCATATTTCACACATTGATGGAAACGTGGGCGAGCAGTTCTTAAAGATACAGACACAATTTTCAATCGTCATGGTTAAAAGTACCTCGTTTTCTTTACATGGTGCGTCGCATCAGGTGAGGTCAACTCCAGATTCCGATATCAGAGCCCCGGCATCAATTGGCTGGAGAATTGCGCTTTTGTAATACTGAGCACTTGGACAAGAGGCTGGAGTAGAACTAGTGACCAGTGAATGTAGAACTgaacccagtcagagtcagcatttaATTTTTCTGGAAAGAGTTCAGaagaaattcaccaggatgttgcctgggctggagcggttCAGGGTGGCTGGATTGATTTATTTGGAGCAAAGAAAGCTGAAGGGgaacatagtatcatagaattcacagtgcagaagtaggccattcggcccatcgagtcggcccttggaaagagcacgctgtaAAAGTCTGACAATGATACCGTGAAGAAGGAGAGAAAGGATCCAGGAAGCCCTGGTGAAACAGTTTGTGCAGTTTGATTCAGGATAAAAACAGGAACAGTGTTCAAAAACAACTGATAAGGAGGAAATAAGTCAAATCCCACAGGACGGATATAGAGTAATGTGTTGTTCAAAAACAAAACTGCATTGACTGAAGCCATTGGAAAAACAAACAGGACATGTCTG
This portion of the Scyliorhinus torazame isolate Kashiwa2021f chromosome 5, sScyTor2.1, whole genome shotgun sequence genome encodes:
- the LOC140421551 gene encoding uncharacterized protein, translated to MEKPWKCGDCGKGFNYPSRLEVHRRSHTVAGTMEKPWKCEECGKGFNYPSLLELHRRSHTGEKPWKCEDCGKGFNYPSLLEIHQRSHTGEKPWKCEECGKGFNHASLLENHRRSLTGETIWKCEKCGKGFNYPSLLEYHHCSHTGGGTMEKLWKCEDCGKGFNFTCLLEIHRRSHTREKPFTCSECGKGFNKSTPLLRHQRNHTEEKSFSCTDCGKSFRQLTNLTAHQRVHTGERPFSCLVCGKRFTESSTLLIHQRTHTGEKPFSCTYCGKRFSQSSDLTRHQRIHTGETPFICSVCGKRFAHSSGLWSHRRVHTKEKPFSCTSCGKRFRQPSVLTAHQRIHTGERPFICSVCGKGFTHSSGLWSHRRVHTEEKPFSCTICGKSFRHSSVLTAHQRTHTGERPFTCSQCGKGFTQCSHLLTHQRVHTGERPFTCSVSGKGFTQSQHLLSHQQVHK